The Arachis duranensis cultivar V14167 chromosome 9, aradu.V14167.gnm2.J7QH, whole genome shotgun sequence genomic sequence AATTGAGTGTATTCGCATTTTGCAGCTCTCTATTCAATAAGCAACATTCCCTTTACCTTTgagtttaaatataaaaaattaggtattttttatttatataatttaatattattttatattttattgtttatttaatttaattttttatataataaaaaatattaaaatattcaataagtattgatattattgtatttgtataaattgataaaaaagattcaataaatattataaattttaatatttgtcattctaactttttttttacataatttacaggatatatattcaaatttttatataaaataatcatgaaaaatcaaaaattgatgcattttttaagaAGAAGGCTAATATTCAAAAACGAgaacatataacttttacaatatcaGCACCTTTAGATAGTTCTTCTACTTAAATGAATCACAAAGAAAGTGAGATACAACCTCTAAAAGTTCAAAGAATTGCATCTGatgagtttgaccttaattCTTTAGAATGAGACCTTAAAAAACGACTTTAAATTTGACAATATtacccaaattaaaaaaatgagcctAGACGAACTTATCTTAAATAGAGTACATATCAAAAGCATCTTGATAATTATCTTCTATCTAACcccaaaattttgttttgagctCACCCACTGATGATAGTCCCAATTCCAAACTTGGAAAGTTGCACACTGAAACAGTAACAACTAACGAGTTCCAACAGGGCTTTGGTAGCCAGTAGCCACAGGTAGTTGCGATGTCCATACCACCATACCAATGGGCAATGGATCGGAAATgtgtggttgttgttgatttgATTATGGTAATGATGATGAGTGCAAGAACAAATCTGCTGGGTCTTATCAGAACAAATCTAAACGAGATATATTCCCTTTTTATTTGGAATCAATTAATTAGGTTGGTTAACTAAGGTTATTAACTAAAGTTCGTTAATTTGTGTTAATAAGGTTATTAATAAAAGGTTAAACAAACAACATAAACAATAAATGCATGGACATCAATAATACTAATGTTTATCTTAAGGAAGCAATTTTATTCATGATTTTCCATACATGAAAACAAAGTCTAAGGTGACTTTGCCTCATCATCACATACATTGCAATATGCAAGTTACACTGCATatgcaatttattatttattaagggAACTTAATTGCTTCAAGAACGACATTCTGTTACAGGGCAACGGCCTTGAGTTTTGTCGGTGCAACGGCACTGTGGAGGATTAGACCTTGTGCAAACGCAGGAGTTGCAAGACGCAGGGCAATGATCGAACGTGTCAACACAAACACACTCGAAATATGGTGGGGCCCTACGGTCGCATAGACAGCCATTGCAGCAAACATTGTCGTCTGAAGATGATGATGCTTCGCCAATATTGTTTATCACCTGTTTTTTAAGATAccaaatttgtttaaaaatatacgaatttatgtgtttttatccaaaaataccatgcacaccTAATATcactcttattatatatttatatttaaatatatatatattatttaatttatttttaatatatattttatattcgaTAACTGATTTTTAAGATACAcgattaatttttatctttctgTCCTATCGTAGTTTGAGATTATGCtgagataaaaatttgtaaaattgtATTGTATTGTTTTTGTTACTATTAAAATTTTCTGGACATACGCTCACCTGTGAGAGCATCAAGCTTGGGTCAAGGCGGACAGCTTCAACGGTGGCTGAAAGTCCCACAAGGAAAAGCAACAGTGCTACCTTGGCAACCATCTTCTGTTCTTCAACTCCTAATTCACTCTCTTTCGCTGTGTATAACTCTTAAGGTTAGGACTCTGGTGAAGAGGAAAGAACAACTAGAGACTTAATTTATAATGAGTGATCATGTATTATTACGCACGTTTATATTTCTTtcataaacttttttatttttaatagtaaaaaattgataataacttagaaaatataaaaaaattattttttgtattataaaagaaagataaataaagaaaatatctAGGGCCAgcaactttattaaattctgaCAAGCATGtaatcagcaaaaaaaaaataataaataatcatacactattggatgaaatctcacattATTAAAAACATCATTAATGACTACTTGAtagctacaaatcacaaaagttgctaACCCTAGCACTccttataaataaaaaatatgtgcaTAAAAGATAatacaaatattatttgttatttctcattgtaattattaaatttgaatctttctttggtttttgaaaattatatatattattatgtatatatactaaaaatggtttagtaaaatttataattttaagtttgaaaaTAAGATTAGTAAAATATCTttacaacaataatgaaatgatacatttcttttttcttaataaaaaactTACTTTATTGACCatctaataatattataaaaacttttatgaaaaaagaaaaaatgttatatatatataagttaatATAACTGTGGGATATATAAGTTGAAATGGATATtgtcataaattatttttaatatggaaagAGAGATACTATTTTAGttgaatattgatatttaaaGTATTTTATAGTCTTATGGATATTGTGCAATACGTTCACGTAGTGCAACACGTTTCCACGTGTTGATTAAAATGCTATCATGTGTCTAACATACTCCTTACATATTAATCGAAATACTGCCATGTGTCCAATACATTCTCTCATATGTTGACTTTCTACCTAAAAAATCTACTCATTTATAATTACACTAAATACTCacatttttaacaaaaacacaaataattttttcgtataaaaaaaattagccggATATTGTCATATTGAAgagatttttctaatttaaaggCAATCACGTGTGTATGGAAAAGGACTGCTCTATCCTTATCAGCTTTAATTCTGCACGCGTGTCAGCTGTATCCTGTATGTGGTCACATGACTTTGTTGGATTCCATGCAAAGCACTAGAAGAAAACCAGTTTGGCCACATATGGTGATTAATAATTTAGGAGCGGAGTACCACCcttaaatattctttttctaTGGTTTAGAATGAAACTGCTTttacattttttgttttctacccataaagatttatatttataaaaactgGAATTGCTCTTTTACCGtatgaaaatatattatactgcgtttatactaaaattactaaaatcaaCCGTTAAActtaaatcatatatatatttatatataaatatattaataattaattttaataattaattttagtgtataaaaaatttatatatattgtgataaatcaaaaatttagcctattatacatattatatactTAGACCATTAACTCCCTAACACTATCCATTGGATAATAAACATTTGTCTATCTATTTCGTTCGTTCATTGAACTATCAAGTAGCAGTATAAATTAACATAACACACGCATCCTAATATGGAACAAAacctaagataagataaaattaaaaaaaaaaatttctctgcttcaatttaatttcttcATAAAATAGTTAAGAGAATAATTTATCCCACAGAACTGGTATGACACCCCTAAAACACATGCtcatcaaaacaaaaaatcaacatATCAGGACAACAAACATAACTTGCACAAGTTTCATGCACTCAACTATCAAGTGCGCTACACAACAACTAAATTCACCATAATGTGATGATGACGCCCACAAGAGGAAAGAAGTTGAGCACGGCAANNNNNNNNNNNNNNNNNNNNNNNNNNNNNNNNNNNNNNNNNNNNNNNNNNNNNNNNNNNNNNNNNNNNNNNNNNNNNNNNNNNNNNNNNNNNNNNNNNNNNNNNNNNNNNNNNNNNNNNNNNNNNNNNNNNNNNNNNNNNNNNNNNNNNNNNNNNNNNNNNNNNNNNNNNNNNNNNNNNNNNNNNNNNNNNNNNNNNNNNNNNNNNNNNNNNNNNNNNNNNNNNNNNNNNNNNNNNNNNNNNNNNNNNNNNNNNNNNNNNNNNNNNNNNNNNNNNNNNNNNNNNNNNNNNNNNNNNNNNNNNNNNNNNNNNNNNNNNNNNNNNNNNNNNNNNNNNNNNNNNNNNNNNNNNNNNNNNNNNNNNNNNNNNNNNNNNNNNNNNNNNNNNNNNNNNNNNNNNNNNNNNNNNNNNNNNNNNNNNNNNNNNNNNNNNNNNNNNNNNNNNNNNNNNNNNNNNNNNNNNNNNNNNNNNNNNNNNNNNNNNNNNNNNNNNNNNNNNNNNNNNNNNNNNNNNNNNNNNNNNNNNNNNNNNNNNNNNNNNNNNNNNNNNNNNNNNNNNNNNNNNNNNNNNNNNNNNNNNNNNNNNNNNNNNNNNNNNNNNNNNNNNNNNNNNNNNNNNNNNNNNNNNNNNNNNNNNNNNNNNNNNNNNNNNNNNNNNNNNNNNNNNNNNNNNNNNNNNNNNNNNNNNNNNNNNNNNNNNNNNNNNNNNNNNNNNNNNNNNNNNNAGAAGAGAAAGTTGATTGAAAACAAATTCGACGAGAATTAACATGGCAAGGATCAAGAGATCCACAATAAAATGAACAAtaatgtttgaaaaaaaaaatcaatcaaaacagcCACGATTAATAAATGATATATTAGACAaatttaagttgttatttttttatctgtctaatattacaaaaaataataagaaccgaaaaataaaaattataatcagTAAACCTTTCAGTGAACACTCATAATTAactaattctttttaattatgaaaCTAATTAACTACAATTCAATGTATATTAACTGACATTCAAATTTCttaaatttggttttaaaaaacttaagggtcattttaaaaaatcagttttataAAATGATCCCTAAACTTTCTAGCAATATAATAACATAACATGGTATGGTCTATGATGTTTAAAACTCTCCAATATTTTTTCTCACGGAGAAAACTCCATCTACTGTTAATAAGTATTTTAGGAAGTcaccaacaaaaaaataagtattttagGAGCATTAATTAAGAATATTATGAGAaattatgttaataaaagttatcaaaaatattatgtagacattaaaaattaatcgcTATATATTTGTTNATATATAAAATTTGAGcaataacaattaaagaaaaactaaattaacaaatgtaaaaataataaatagatatttaaaattttctaattatcAACTACGAACCATAAGAAacaataataactaaatttataatataacaGAACTTCTAATatgatatttataatatttttttgagaatttttctaaaaaatgaaATTGTATGAATAGTAAAaattgtaataattttaaaaaaaatatatattgtatatatattacaaCTCGTCTTATTAGAGAGTTGTTATTTAATCTAAAATAAAGATTTAGTAGATTTTagttgaagatcaaagaatcataaaaaccaatttttttcaatcGTACGCAGAAATTTAGATATA encodes the following:
- the LOC107466014 gene encoding Bowman-Birk type proteinase inhibitor A-II translates to MVAKVALLLFLVGLSATVEAVRLDPSLMLSQVINNIGEASSSSDDNVCCNGCLCDRRAPPYFECVCVDTFDHCPASCNSCVCTRSNPPQCRCTDKTQGRCPVTECRS